Proteins from one Clostridium cellulovorans 743B genomic window:
- a CDS encoding bacteriophage abortive infection AbiH family protein, with protein sequence MKILIIGNGFDLEHNLPTKYWDFMEFIKCYKNLEKHPKHELEKWPMFSNLNENVREYLFSDEVFTFSNHKDALKELDRLISQNVWIDYFSKKSGIENKGWIDFESEIADIIKCLEYYMNYNITMQENPSSQRRPDNEVLYQNAHSFLDNMKNTGVNHYEKFDTKKFHGDTAKVIIKELICDLNNLIRCLEIYLEDVVGKSEVEYKAKDIAEIENIDKVLSFNYTNTYQKIYGEVNDGIEYDYIHGKANIQRTSKENNMVLGIDEYLEDDERNNKLEFIRFKKYFQRIYKKTGCKYKNWVSEIEQNDNEKNEVFIFGHSLDVTDKDVLKELIMAPNTTTTIFYYNNDVYAQQIENLVKVIKQDKLIASVYGANPRIIFKQQQPKIGVEKLQ encoded by the coding sequence ATGAAGATATTAATTATAGGTAATGGGTTTGATTTAGAACATAACCTTCCAACTAAGTATTGGGACTTTATGGAGTTCATTAAATGTTATAAAAATCTAGAAAAACATCCGAAACATGAGTTGGAAAAATGGCCTATGTTTTCAAACTTAAATGAAAATGTAAGAGAATATTTATTCAGTGATGAAGTATTTACTTTTTCAAATCATAAGGATGCTCTAAAAGAATTAGATAGGCTAATTTCACAAAATGTATGGATTGATTATTTTAGCAAAAAGAGTGGTATTGAAAATAAAGGTTGGATTGACTTTGAGTCTGAAATAGCAGATATAATAAAGTGCTTGGAATATTATATGAATTACAATATAACGATGCAGGAGAATCCTAGCAGTCAAAGACGACCAGATAATGAGGTGTTGTATCAAAATGCTCACTCTTTTCTTGATAATATGAAAAATACAGGTGTTAATCATTATGAAAAATTTGATACCAAAAAGTTTCACGGAGATACAGCTAAAGTAATAATAAAAGAACTTATTTGTGATCTTAATAATCTTATAAGATGTTTAGAAATATATCTTGAAGATGTTGTTGGCAAGAGTGAGGTGGAATATAAAGCAAAAGATATAGCTGAAATTGAAAATATTGACAAAGTGTTAAGTTTTAATTATACTAACACTTATCAAAAAATTTATGGTGAAGTAAATGATGGTATTGAATATGATTATATTCATGGAAAGGCAAATATTCAAAGAACTAGTAAAGAAAATAATATGGTTTTAGGAATAGATGAATATCTTGAAGATGATGAAAGGAATAATAAGCTAGAATTTATTCGGTTTAAAAAGTATTTTCAAAGAATATATAAAAAGACAGGTTGTAAATATAAAAATTGGGTATCAGAAATTGAACAAAATGATAATGAAAAAAATGAAGTGTTTATTTTTGGACATTCACTTGATGTTACTGATAAAGATGTTTTAAAAGAACTGATAATGGCTCCAAATACAACCACAACTATTTTTTATTATAATAATGATGTATATGCACAACAAATTGAGAACTTAGTAAAAGTAATAAAACAGGATAAGCTAATAGCATCAGTTTATGGAGCTAACCCAAGAATTATTTTTAAACAACAACAGCCTAAAATAGGGGTCGAAAAATTACAATAG
- a CDS encoding PucR family transcriptional regulator yields the protein MNNFNIFLQELVTNTDIKLRLIDEEENVIFGAISDDSNEQITTFSVVLGESNIKVQIPKRFEGSQGVLKYIIESKYRELYSIKEQGFMDILEGREVSNELLTKNFSFIEKGSNVMIIDVDGNKYDALTVIKEIYKEQDVISIIFGDHIVLMGIFEDIEEHASSIIESIEADIYYDSCISYSDTIYKAKEVKKAYENCKECLMLKSRYSIKQNILSYNKLLLEKLVYFIKDDLKNELKEKLEDKFNSFDEEMLTTIEEFINYGLNISDAARRLYIHRNTLIYRLDKIKRETGYDIRNFKEATLFIIAYLIWKEK from the coding sequence ATGAATAACTTTAATATTTTTCTTCAAGAACTAGTTACAAATACTGATATAAAACTTCGATTAATAGACGAAGAAGAGAATGTAATATTTGGAGCTATTTCTGATGACAGTAATGAACAGATTACTACTTTTTCAGTGGTTTTAGGAGAAAGCAACATAAAGGTACAAATACCTAAACGATTTGAAGGATCTCAAGGCGTTTTAAAATACATAATAGAAAGTAAGTATAGAGAACTTTATTCTATAAAAGAACAAGGCTTTATGGATATTTTAGAAGGCAGAGAAGTATCTAATGAGTTACTTACGAAAAACTTTTCTTTTATTGAAAAAGGTAGCAATGTAATGATAATTGATGTTGATGGAAATAAGTATGATGCATTGACGGTTATTAAAGAAATATATAAGGAGCAGGATGTTATAAGCATAATATTTGGAGATCATATTGTGCTTATGGGGATTTTTGAAGATATAGAAGAGCATGCAAGCAGTATAATTGAATCAATTGAAGCGGATATTTATTATGATAGCTGTATAAGTTATAGTGACACAATTTATAAGGCTAAGGAAGTAAAAAAAGCTTATGAAAATTGCAAAGAATGTCTGATGCTAAAATCAAGATATTCAATTAAGCAAAATATTTTAAGTTATAATAAATTGCTTCTAGAAAAGTTGGTTTATTTTATAAAGGATGATTTGAAAAATGAGCTTAAAGAAAAGCTCGAAGACAAATTTAATTCTTTTGATGAAGAAATGTTAACTACTATAGAAGAGTTTATAAATTATGGATTAAACATAAGTGATGCAGCAAGAAGATTATATATTCATAGGAATACTCTAATTTATAGATTAGATAAGATAAAAAGAGAAACTGGTTATGATATAAGAAACTTTAAAGAAGCAACGCTTTTTATAATTGCATATCTGATATGGAAAGAAAAATAA
- a CDS encoding class I SAM-dependent rRNA methyltransferase: protein MTCKFYLHKNKGKKAINGHPWIFSSDIAGYDGEYTNGDIVEIYTSEEAFIGKGYINDVSQIALRIMTRDINEEINKEFFRKRLRTAWDYRQKVVDTSSCRFIFGEADFLPGMIIDKFEDVYVIQSLALGIDKYKQIITDILVEEYNARGVYERSDASVRLKEGMELKKGFLTEPFDTMVTIVENGVKFHVDIENGQKTGFFLDQKENRRAIHKLCKDAEVLDVFTHTGSFALNAGIAGAKHVTGLDISEHAVDFCRKNAELNNLQDKVEFVCGDAFEVMKNWAYEGKKYDVVIVDPPAFTKARDTIKNAKKGYKKINFRGLKMVKNQGYFVSASCSHFMSPELFHEAIAEAARDAGVMLRQVEFKTQAPDHPILWNDEESYYLKFYIFQVLTKEQ from the coding sequence ATGACTTGCAAATTTTATTTACATAAAAACAAAGGCAAAAAAGCTATAAACGGTCATCCTTGGATATTCTCTTCTGATATAGCTGGCTACGACGGAGAATATACTAATGGCGATATCGTAGAAATATATACTAGCGAAGAAGCATTCATTGGAAAGGGTTATATCAATGATGTTTCTCAAATAGCTCTTAGAATTATGACAAGAGACATAAATGAAGAAATAAACAAAGAATTTTTTAGAAAACGCCTTAGAACAGCTTGGGATTATAGACAAAAAGTTGTTGATACTTCTTCCTGCAGATTTATCTTTGGAGAAGCAGATTTTCTTCCTGGCATGATTATTGATAAATTTGAAGATGTCTATGTAATCCAATCTCTAGCTCTTGGTATAGATAAGTATAAACAAATTATAACTGATATATTGGTAGAGGAATATAACGCTAGAGGCGTTTACGAAAGAAGTGATGCTTCCGTAAGACTTAAGGAAGGCATGGAACTTAAAAAAGGCTTTTTAACAGAACCTTTTGATACAATGGTTACCATCGTTGAAAATGGAGTAAAATTCCATGTAGATATAGAAAATGGTCAAAAGACAGGGTTCTTCCTTGATCAGAAGGAAAATAGACGTGCAATCCATAAGCTATGTAAAGATGCAGAAGTTCTAGATGTGTTCACTCATACTGGTTCCTTTGCATTAAATGCTGGAATCGCCGGAGCAAAACATGTTACTGGTCTTGATATTTCGGAGCATGCTGTAGACTTCTGCAGAAAAAATGCTGAACTAAACAATCTTCAAGATAAAGTAGAATTCGTCTGTGGTGATGCCTTTGAAGTAATGAAAAACTGGGCATATGAAGGTAAAAAATATGATGTAGTTATCGTAGACCCACCTGCTTTTACAAAAGCTAGGGACACTATAAAAAATGCTAAAAAAGGCTACAAAAAAATAAATTTCCGTGGTCTTAAAATGGTTAAAAACCAAGGTTATTTTGTTTCTGCATCTTGCTCACATTTTATGAGCCCAGAATTATTCCATGAAGCAATAGCAGAAGCTGCAAGAGATGCAGGGGTCATGCTTCGCCAAGTTGAGTTTAAAACTCAAGCTCCAGATCATCCAATTCTTTGGAATGATGAAGAGTCTTACTACTTAAAATTTTACATTTTCCAAGTGTTAACTAAAGAACAATAA
- a CDS encoding ABC-F family ATP-binding cassette domain-containing protein: MSILTVKNISHGFGDRAIFEDVSFRLLKGEHVGLIGANGEGKSTFMNIITDKLMPDDGQVIWSNNVRVGYMDQHTVLDKGQSIRDVMRSAFQYLFDAEIEMNELYGKMGDCTPEELEKMLERTAVIQDMLDHNGFYVIDAKVEEVAKGLGLLDVGLDKDVTDLSGGQRTKILLGKLLLENPDILLLDEPTNYLDEEHIEWLKRYLQNYENAFILISHDIPFLNSVINLIYHVENRKLTRYVGDYYEFQRIYEANKKQLEAAYERQQAEIAKLEDFVARNKARVATTGMARSRQKKLDKMDRIELAAEKPKPEFYFKQARTSGKLIFETKDLVIGYNEPLSKPLNLYLERGQKVALVGANGLGKSTLLKSLLGILKPLSGEVELGEYQHIGYFEQEIKEANYNSCIEEVWTAFPSYTQYEIRSALAKCGLTTKQIESKVCVLSGGEQAKVRLCKILNTESNILILDEPTNHLDVDAKDELKRALQEYKGTILLVSHEPEFYRDVATEIWNCEEWTTKIV; this comes from the coding sequence ATGAGTATACTAACGGTTAAAAATATAAGTCACGGCTTTGGAGATAGAGCCATATTCGAAGATGTATCTTTTAGACTTTTAAAGGGTGAGCACGTAGGATTAATTGGAGCAAATGGAGAAGGTAAGTCTACCTTTATGAATATAATAACTGACAAGCTTATGCCAGATGATGGTCAGGTTATATGGTCAAACAATGTGAGAGTTGGTTATATGGACCAACATACAGTTCTTGATAAAGGACAATCAATAAGAGACGTTATGAGAAGTGCTTTTCAGTACTTATTTGATGCTGAAATTGAGATGAATGAGCTATATGGTAAGATGGGAGATTGCACTCCAGAAGAATTAGAAAAGATGCTTGAAAGAACAGCAGTAATCCAAGATATGCTTGACCATAACGGCTTCTATGTTATAGATGCAAAGGTTGAAGAAGTAGCTAAAGGTTTAGGGCTTCTTGATGTAGGTCTAGATAAAGATGTAACAGATTTATCAGGAGGACAAAGAACAAAGATCTTACTTGGAAAACTTCTTCTTGAAAATCCAGACATACTATTACTAGATGAGCCTACAAACTATCTAGACGAAGAACATATAGAATGGTTAAAGAGATATCTGCAAAACTATGAAAATGCGTTTATATTAATATCTCATGATATACCTTTCTTAAATAGTGTTATCAATTTAATATATCACGTTGAAAATAGAAAGCTTACAAGATACGTTGGAGACTATTATGAATTCCAAAGAATCTATGAAGCAAATAAAAAGCAACTAGAAGCAGCTTACGAGAGACAACAAGCTGAAATTGCTAAGCTTGAAGATTTCGTTGCAAGAAATAAAGCAAGAGTTGCGACTACTGGTATGGCACGTTCAAGACAAAAGAAACTTGATAAAATGGACAGAATTGAGCTTGCAGCAGAAAAACCAAAGCCAGAATTCTATTTTAAACAAGCAAGAACTTCAGGAAAACTTATATTTGAAACAAAGGATTTAGTTATTGGATATAATGAACCTTTATCAAAACCTCTTAACCTTTACCTAGAAAGAGGACAAAAGGTAGCTCTAGTAGGGGCTAACGGTCTTGGAAAGTCAACACTTTTAAAGAGCTTACTAGGAATCTTAAAACCATTAAGTGGAGAAGTTGAACTTGGAGAATACCAACACATTGGATATTTTGAACAAGAAATAAAAGAAGCAAATTATAATAGCTGTATTGAAGAGGTTTGGACTGCTTTCCCTTCTTATACTCAATACGAAATAAGAAGTGCTCTTGCAAAATGTGGACTTACAACAAAACAAATCGAAAGTAAAGTTTGTGTCCTAAGTGGAGGAGAGCAAGCGAAGGTAAGACTATGTAAAATTCTTAATACAGAATCAAATATACTAATCCTTGACGAGCCTACAAACCATCTTGATGTTGATGCGAAGGACGAGTTAAAGAGGGCTCTGCAAGAATATAAGGGAACTATTTTACTTGTGTCCCATGAACCAGAGTTCTATAGGGATGTTGCTACTGAGATATGGAACTGTGAAGAGTGGACAACTAAAATAGTATAA
- a CDS encoding ABC transporter ATP-binding protein, protein MAKLELKHIYKIYEGNVTAVKDFNLDIADKEFIVFVGPSGCGKSTTLRMIAGLEEISKGELLIGDKVCNDVSPKDRDIAMVFQNYALYPHMTVYDNMAFGLKLRKVPKDVIDTKVKEAAKILDIAHLLDRKPKALSGGQRQRVAMGRAIVREPKVFLMDEPLSNLDAKLRVQMRTEIAKLHKKLATTFIYVTHDQTEAMTLGTRIVVMKDGIIQQVASPKEIYQNPVNLFVAGFIGSPQMNFMSAKLSEEGSRVKVTIGQDALYLTDKQAAVVKKEGYVGKEVIFGIRPENLSDKAEVVAANPESTIKAKVEVTELMGAETYLYLTKSGNNFTSRVNGTSNAAVGDEISICFDMEKAHIFDKETEITVL, encoded by the coding sequence ATGGCAAAGTTAGAACTTAAACATATTTATAAGATATATGAAGGAAATGTAACAGCAGTTAAAGATTTCAATTTAGATATAGCAGATAAAGAATTCATCGTTTTCGTAGGACCATCAGGTTGCGGTAAATCAACAACTTTAAGAATGATCGCTGGCCTTGAAGAAATATCAAAGGGAGAACTATTAATAGGAGATAAAGTATGTAATGACGTATCACCTAAAGATAGAGATATCGCGATGGTATTCCAAAACTATGCATTATATCCTCACATGACTGTATATGATAATATGGCATTCGGATTAAAATTAAGAAAAGTACCAAAAGATGTAATAGATACTAAAGTTAAAGAAGCAGCTAAAATTCTTGATATAGCTCATCTTTTAGATAGAAAACCAAAGGCTTTATCTGGTGGACAAAGACAAAGAGTTGCGATGGGAAGAGCTATCGTTAGAGAACCAAAAGTATTCTTAATGGACGAACCTCTTTCTAACCTTGATGCTAAACTAAGAGTTCAAATGAGAACAGAAATAGCTAAATTACACAAAAAATTAGCTACAACTTTCATTTACGTTACACATGACCAAACAGAAGCTATGACATTAGGAACAAGAATCGTTGTTATGAAAGACGGTATCATACAACAAGTTGCATCACCAAAAGAAATATACCAAAATCCAGTTAACCTTTTCGTTGCAGGTTTCATAGGTTCACCACAAATGAACTTTATGTCAGCTAAACTTTCAGAAGAAGGTTCAAGAGTTAAAGTTACAATTGGTCAAGATGCTTTATACTTAACAGACAAACAAGCCGCTGTTGTTAAAAAAGAAGGTTATGTTGGTAAAGAAGTAATTTTCGGTATCAGACCAGAAAACTTAAGCGACAAGGCAGAAGTAGTTGCTGCAAATCCAGAATCAACTATAAAAGCTAAAGTTGAAGTTACTGAACTTATGGGTGCAGAAACATACCTATACTTAACTAAGAGCGGAAATAACTTCACTTCAAGAGTTAATGGAACTTCAAATGCTGCTGTTGGCGATGAAATATCAATCTGCTTTGATATGGAAAAAGCACATATATTCGATAAAGAAACTGAAATAACAGTTCTATAA